Proteins encoded together in one Kutzneria kofuensis window:
- a CDS encoding TetR/AcrR family transcriptional regulator has product MRRKTATARRAEVLEETLTQIRALGMAAVRVADVAEASGVSPALIIYHFGTKENLLSEALVHASAQDLSTLDSIVGAPGSPAFRLLAALDWYSPTGPARGWTIWIDAWSVAVRDRALAKVLADLQRRWIVAIAAVIDDGVAAGLFHTADSSAAAARLTSFLDGLAVRAVVHKTRTSRRDLRSWLIRQVSWELSVDPDELSGS; this is encoded by the coding sequence ATGCGGAGGAAGACCGCGACGGCGCGGCGGGCCGAGGTGCTCGAGGAGACGCTCACCCAGATCCGCGCGCTGGGCATGGCCGCCGTGCGGGTCGCCGACGTGGCCGAGGCGAGCGGCGTCAGCCCAGCCTTGATCATCTACCATTTCGGCACCAAGGAGAACCTGCTGTCCGAGGCCCTCGTGCACGCCTCGGCCCAGGACTTGTCCACTTTGGACTCCATCGTCGGCGCCCCCGGCTCGCCCGCCTTCCGTCTGCTGGCCGCCCTGGACTGGTACTCCCCGACCGGTCCGGCCCGGGGTTGGACGATCTGGATCGACGCCTGGTCCGTCGCCGTCCGCGACCGCGCCCTGGCCAAGGTGCTGGCCGATCTCCAGCGGCGGTGGATCGTCGCCATCGCTGCCGTCATCGACGACGGCGTCGCCGCCGGCCTGTTCCACACCGCCGACTCCTCGGCCGCCGCCGCCCGCCTCACGTCCTTCCTGGACGGTCTGGCCGTGCGGGCCGTCGTGCACAAGACCAGGACCTCCCGACGCGACCTCCGCTCGTGGTTGATCCGCCAGGTCTCCTGGGAACTCTCCGTCGATCCCGACGAGTTGAGCGGCTCTTAG